TCGGAGTTGAACACGTTGAGATGGCCCTCGTCGCGGGTGTGTTCGTAGCCGCGCAGAAGGATGAAGTACCCGTCCTGCGTGTAGCGCTCGGCCAGTTCCCCCAGCGTCTGCCATTTGCGCGGGTCGGTCTGGGAGATGCGGCAGCCGCGGGCCAGCGACCCGATTTCAGGCACGTGGAAGGAGTTGTTGTGCTCGGTTATGGCCATAAAGTCGTTGTGGCGCGTGTTGCGCGCGGCGATGATGGCCTCCTCGGGCAGGCCGCAGCCATCGGTAGAGTACCCGGTGTGCTGGTGGAGTTCGCCGAAGTAGGCGTTCAGGCCCATGAAACTGGGGCGGGGCGGCGTTTCGGCGGCGGTGGGCGCGGCGCCGTCTCCCCCGACGGCCCCAGACATGCCCCGCACCGCCGCCGGCGCGAGCAGGGCGAGGGCTGCCATTAGCAGAACCAGTACCTTGTGGCGCATGGGTCGGTCTCCCAACAAGGATAGCCTGTTGCTACCGGTTTTGGCGGCGCCCTGCGCGGGGCGTCGCTACGGCAGGAAGTAGAACGCCAGGGCGGTGATGACGTACACGGCCAGCAACTGCGCCCCCTCCAGCCAGTTACTCTTGCCGTCCAGGGCGACGATACCGGCCACGAGTGCGGCCCCCGCCAACGCCACCAACTCAAACTCGTTGAACACGAGCGTCAGCGGATTGCCGAACAGAAGGCTGATGAACACGAGCAGCGGGGCCACGAACAGGGCGATTTGCAGGCTGGAACCGACGGCCACCGCCATGCCCAGTTCCATCTGGTTCTTCCAGGCCGCCTGCACGGCAACCAGGTGTTCGGCCACATTGCCCACCAAAGGGATGATGACGATGCCCAGGAAGAACTCGCTGATGCCCCAGGCTTCCACTACCGGCTCGGCGGCGCCCACCAGAATCTCGCTCAGCCACGCCACCAGGACCGTGGCGAACACCAGCCACAGGAGCGACGTGCGCACGGACCACCGCGCTTTGCTCGGCGTGTGCTCGTGGGCCTGCACCGGCACCCGCCCCGGCAGGAACGCGTACACCAGGCTCAGCGCGTAGAGCACCAGCATGGCGATCGCAACGCCGATGCTTAGCGCCTCCACGCCGTGATGGTCCACGAGGTCAATCGTGTGGCTGAACACGGATGGCACAATCAAGGCGACGACGGCGAGGATCATCATCGTGGCGTTCATGCCAGCGTGTTCGCGGTCAAACGCCTGCACGCCGTTGCGAAGGCCGCCGAAAAACATGGCGAGACCCAGGACGAGCAGGATGTTGCCAAGGATAGAGCCGGTGATGGATGCCTTCACCAATTCCAGCAGGCCCGCGCGAATGGCGAAGATGGTGATGATGAGTTCGGCGGCGTTGCCCAGTGTGGCGTTGAGAAGCCCGCCGAGCCGTGGGCCGGTGTGCGCGGTCAGTTCCTCCGTGGCCTGGCCCAGAAGCCCCGCGAGGGGGATCAGCGCCGCGGCCGAGAGGATGAACACCGCCACGGGGCTCCACCCCAGCAGGTCGCCGAGGATCGCGATCGGGGCCGCCACGCCGAGATAGTACAGAGGCTTCATGGTCCGAGTCCAGCCGCTACTGCGAGATAAAGAGGCGTTCGGGCGCGTTCTGCGGCAGGATTACGCGCAGCGACTTGGGCGCGACGCCGAAATCCATCGGAGTGCGGCCCATCGCGTCACCGTCAAGGTGGACGGGCAGCGGCTCGTCGGCCTCTATGTGGATGCGCTCTCCCTGGTAGTACTCCACGTCGGGGCTGATCATGTGAGTCTGCGAAAGGACGTTGACCAGGTGCTTGAGCGTATCGGCGAATCCCTTGCCCTTGAACACGCACACGTCCAGCAGGCCATCGTCCAGGCGTGCGATGGGCGTCATGCGCACGGAGCCCGCATACGACTGGGCGTTGCCGATGACGGTGAGGATGAACTGGCTGCGGTAGGTTTTGCCGTCCACGGTGATGGTGGCCGGAGTGCCGGCGTAGTCGGGGGCTACCTGGAAGCCGGCGATCCACGTGGCCAGGTTGCCGATGTGGCGGCGCAGTTCCCAACTCACTACCTCGGTTACGCGGGCGTCAAAGCCGACGCCTGCCCACATGAGGAAGTAATCCTCGCCGGCCCTGCCCAAATCCACCGTCCGTATCTCGCCGCGCAGGAGGACATCGGCGGCTTCCAGCAGCGCCCGCCGCGTGAAGACCTTGGACACGGGGATGCCCATCTCCTGCGCCCAGGCGTTGCCGGTGCCTGCGGGTAGCACGCCCAGCGCGGTCTCGGTGCGGGCCAGGCCGTTCACGACGCGGCTGATGGTGCCGTCGCCCCCCGACGCGATCACCACATCGTAGCTGGCCTGCGCGGCTTCCCTGGACAGTTCCGTGATGCGGTGCGGGTCGTTCTCCACAAACCAATCCACGAACCAGCCATGGGCCGCCAGGTAGTCTCTTGCGGCAAGGATGTCTTGGGTCAAATCGCGCTGCCCCGCGCGAGGGTTGTAGATGAGTCTGGCCTTCATAGTCCCGCCCATCCCTTTGAGGTGCCCGAATTATAGCACCGGGGAGGCTTTTGAACAAAAGGGGAAACCCATGTAGAATGGGGGCAAATCTGGTGCAAGCGCGGTGGGCATGGAAGGCAGAACACAACAGGACTTGGTAGGCGGTCGCTATCGCATCCTGGCGCGGGCCTACGCGGACTCGCGGGCGATCACCTACCGCGCCGAGGACACGCGTTCGGGCGAGAGGGTGGCGCTTCTCGTGTTCCGCGCGCCGTCGGGCGATGCTGCGCCCCCGTTGCCCGGCATCCGGCAGATTCTGCAACGTTGGGCTGGCGTGTCGCACCCCGCGCTGCCCGCGCTTGTGGGCTACGGGCGGGATCGCGGCGTGGAGTATGCCGTGGCCGAGTGGCCGGGCGACTTCTGGCTCCCGCGCCTTGTCCAGAAAGCAGGCGGGCTTTCGGTGGCCCGCGTTGTGGACATCGGGCTGCAACTCTGCTCCCTGTTCTCCCATCTGCGCCAGGCGGGCGTTTCCCCCGCGGGGCTGGGGCTTGCGGACTTCGCCCTGGACGGGCGGGGTAACGTGCGGCTGCTGCCCGGCGCGGCGGTGCGCGTGTTCGGCCTGCCCGCCGCGGGAGACGCACGGGACGACGTGGCCAGGCTTCTCGCGTTGCTGCGCGCCATGCTGGGCGACGCCCGGACGGCGCCGCCGGACTTCGCATCGCTCCTGCGCGAGGACCGCTATCCCGATGTGCACGCCCTGGCCCAGGCGCTGGCGGCCTACTGGCGGTCGCGGTGGCATTCGCTTCCCGATAGGCCCGCGTTTCGCTCGCTCTCGCTGCCCCAGGCGCGCCCTGCGGCCAGGCCCGCGACGCGGGTGGCCCCACAACCCCGACCCGCGCAAGGGTGGGATGCCGTGGGTATCGCCCTGGCCGTCATGGCTCTTCTCGCCATTCTGGGCCTGGTGCCCCTTTGGGCCACGGTGTACGCGCGGTACGCCGCGCCTGTGGCGATGGCGCCGTCGCCGGGCGCGCAGGACGCCAGCAGCGTTGTGGTCCCCGACCTGACGGGCCTGGACGAGGCGACGGCCTGGGCGGTGCTGGCCCAGGCGGGCTTGCTGGCCGAGGTCGCGGGCCAACAGTATTCCGACGCCGTGCCCCTGGGCAAAGTCATCAGCCAGGACCCCCCGGGCGGGCAGCGAGCGCCGCGCGGGAGCACGGTGCGCCTCATCCTGAGCAAAGGATCCGACAAGACGACGGTGCCCAACGTGGTGGGGCAGTCGTATGGCGCAGCCGAGGCCGCGCTTGCCGGCAGCAACCTGAACGCCGCGCGGCAGGATGTGTGGAGCGAAAGCCCGTCCGACACGGTGATCGCCCAAGACCCGCCAGCCGGAACTCAAGTCATCCCGGGGACAACCGTGCTCCTGAAGGTTTCGTCGGGGCGCACTCTCAGCATCAACGCGACGCTTGGCGATGTGGCGCGCCTGCTGACGGTGGAAGCAGACCGGGGAGCGCTGCGCCCGGGCGAGACGCTCCACGTTACTTTCCGCTGGCAGGCGCTGCGGCCCGTTCAGAATCGGTACTCGGTCTTCGTGCACCTGGTGAACGCGAGCGGGCAGATCGTTACCCAGGACGACAGCGAGCCGGCCCGTGGGAGCCGCCCCACGACGACCTGGACGGCGGGGGAGGTTATTCCCGACGCCCACATGCTCACCGTGCCGGCCGACGCGCCGCCCGGCGAGTACCGCGTGCTGGTCGGCCTGTACCTGCCCGAGGCAAACGAGCGCGTGCCCGTGGTGCAATCGGGCCGGGCCGACTCGGAAGGGAACGCGCTGGTGGTCCATCGCGTCGCGGTGTCAAGCCCGTAAGCGATCGTAGGCTCTGCAACCGCGAATAGCGCGAATGCGCGCGAATGGGGAACAGAGCGTAGGGCAGGTTTCCATACCTGCCCCGTGTCCCTGGCGGCTATGGAAAGCCGCCCTACGGACTGCAACCGCGAATAGCGCAAATGCGCGCGAATGGGGAACAGAGCGTAGGGCAGGTTTCCATACCTGCCCCGTGTCCCTGGTGGCTATGGGAAGCCGCCCTACGGACTGCAACCGCGAATAGCGCAAATGCGCGCGAATCCGGATAGGGGAGCACGTGCGACGCACCTCCGAGGTGCGTCGCACGTTGCCCTCCCAACACTAGCGTTTGGGTGCTTGAGTTGACATAGCCGCGCAAATGCGTGTACAATACGAGCGGCGGGATTTTGTATTGGATTCTGGCGCAGGAGTGCGCCGGGTTGCCTGGTCGGGAGGGAGAATGAACGAACGCCAACTGCTGATGATCCCTGGCCCCATTTCGTTTGACCCCGCTGTGTTGCGCGCCATGTCCATCCCCACGGATAGCCACGTCAGTGCGGAGTTCATTGATCTGTTTGGCCAGGCGCTGGACGATATGCTGCAGGTCTTCCTAGCGCCTCACGGGTATCCGTTCGTTGTGGCAGGCTCGGGCACGCTGGCCATGGAACTGGGGCTGGCCAACCTGGTGGAGCCGGGCGACAGGGTGCTGGTGCTGCGCACGGGCGTGTTCGGCGAGCGGTTCAGCGACATCGCCCGCCGCCAGGGGGCCGAGGTGGACGAAATCGTGGCGCCGCTGGGCGAGGTGCCCGACATGGCGCAGGTGGAGGCCAAACTGGCGTCGGCCCCATACAAAGTCATGGCCGTAACCCACGTGGACACGTCCACCGGCGTCGCGACCGACGTCAAGGCGCTGGCCGCCCTGGCGCGGGAGCACGGCGCGCTGTCGGTTGTGGATGGCGTGTGCGCGACGGCGGGCATGGAGTGCCGCCAGGAAGAGTGGGGCGTGGACGTGTACCTCACCGCGTCGCAGAAGGCGATATCGGTGCCGCCCGGGCTGGCCTTGCTGGTGGCCAGCGAGCGGGCGATTGAGGCCTTTCGCCGCCGCAAGACGCTGGTGCGCAGTTACTACGCCGACTGGGGCAAGTGGCTGCCCATCATGGAAGCCTACCGCCAGCGCAAGGCTGCCTACTTCGGCACGCCGGCGGTCAACCTCGTGTACGCGCTCAGGGTCAGTCTGGCGCAGATTCTGGCCGAGGGGATGGATGCGCGGTTCCTGCGCCACCGACGGTTGAGCGACGGGTTCAAGGCGGCGATGGCGGCCCTGGGGCTGCGGCAGGTGCCTGCGCGCTCAGAGATTGCCGCCACGACCCTGACGGCGGTGTACTATCCCGATGGTGTGGGCGCCGAGTTGCTGGGCAAGATCGCGGCGGAGGGCGTGGTGGTGGCGGGCGGCCTACACCCCGACATCAAGACGCGCTACTTCCGCGTGGGCCACATGGGGCCGGCGGGGCCGTCCGACATCCTGGCGACGGTCGGCGCGATAGAGCGCGGCCTTGGAGCTTTGGGCTATCCGGTGGAGATGGGGCGCGGGGTAGAGGCGGCCCAGCGCGCCATGGGCATCTAGAGCGTGTCGGCGCCCCGCTCGCACTGGCGCGGAATGGCATCCGTCGTACGGGGCCGCCAACAACGGGCCGAACCGAGATGGCGTTGAGGAAAATTTCGCGGAAATTGAACCTTCGGGGCAACGCCGTTGTATTTGCAAATAGAGAGAGTGTTTGTTGTGGCAGAAAGTGCGGACGCTGCCCTCGTCTCGCAAGCCCGGTCGGGCGACATAGGGGCCTTTGAGGCGCTGTACAAGAAGTACAGCACCATGGTGTTCCGCACGGCCTATGCTATCCTTCGCGACCGCTACGCCGCCGAAGAGGTTACGCAGGAATGCTTCGTGCGCGCGTACCGGAGCATCGGGCGCGTGGTGGAATGCGAGTCGCTGGGGCCCTGGCTGCATCGGATCGCCGTGAACCTGAGTTACAACTGGTGGCGGCAGGCGCAGCGTTATCGGATTCTGCCGCTGGACTTCCTGGCGGCGGGGGAGCATTCGGCCCGAACCGAGTCGCCCCAGGTGGCGCTTCACCGCGCCGAAGTGAGCGACGTGCTGGCGAAGGCGCTGGATACCCTGGGGTTTGACCAGCGGGTGGCGTTGGTGCTGTTCTATCTCGGCGGTTTCTCTATAGAGGAAATCGCCTACGTCCTGGACTGCCCGGTGGGCACGGTCAAGTCCAGGCTGCACTACGGGCGCGCGAAGTTGAGGCGCGCGCTGGAGCGGTTGCGGCAAGCAGAGCCAGAGGTCGTGTACGAGTTCTGATGATGTGGGAACGAGCACGTAGGGTTTCGGACGAGGAGTTGGACTGGGCGATCCGCGACGCCCTGCGCGCGGAGACGGAGGGGCTGGAGCCTTCGCCGCAG
This DNA window, taken from Chloroflexota bacterium, encodes the following:
- a CDS encoding PASTA domain-containing protein, whose translation is MEGRTQQDLVGGRYRILARAYADSRAITYRAEDTRSGERVALLVFRAPSGDAAPPLPGIRQILQRWAGVSHPALPALVGYGRDRGVEYAVAEWPGDFWLPRLVQKAGGLSVARVVDIGLQLCSLFSHLRQAGVSPAGLGLADFALDGRGNVRLLPGAAVRVFGLPAAGDARDDVARLLALLRAMLGDARTAPPDFASLLREDRYPDVHALAQALAAYWRSRWHSLPDRPAFRSLSLPQARPAARPATRVAPQPRPAQGWDAVGIALAVMALLAILGLVPLWATVYARYAAPVAMAPSPGAQDASSVVVPDLTGLDEATAWAVLAQAGLLAEVAGQQYSDAVPLGKVISQDPPGGQRAPRGSTVRLILSKGSDKTTVPNVVGQSYGAAEAALAGSNLNAARQDVWSESPSDTVIAQDPPAGTQVIPGTTVLLKVSSGRTLSINATLGDVARLLTVEADRGALRPGETLHVTFRWQALRPVQNRYSVFVHLVNASGQIVTQDDSEPARGSRPTTTWTAGEVIPDAHMLTVPADAPPGEYRVLVGLYLPEANERVPVVQSGRADSEGNALVVHRVAVSSP
- a CDS encoding alanine--glyoxylate aminotransferase family protein; translated protein: MNERQLLMIPGPISFDPAVLRAMSIPTDSHVSAEFIDLFGQALDDMLQVFLAPHGYPFVVAGSGTLAMELGLANLVEPGDRVLVLRTGVFGERFSDIARRQGAEVDEIVAPLGEVPDMAQVEAKLASAPYKVMAVTHVDTSTGVATDVKALAALAREHGALSVVDGVCATAGMECRQEEWGVDVYLTASQKAISVPPGLALLVASERAIEAFRRRKTLVRSYYADWGKWLPIMEAYRQRKAAYFGTPAVNLVYALRVSLAQILAEGMDARFLRHRRLSDGFKAAMAALGLRQVPARSEIAATTLTAVYYPDGVGAELLGKIAAEGVVVAGGLHPDIKTRYFRVGHMGPAGPSDILATVGAIERGLGALGYPVEMGRGVEAAQRAMGI
- a CDS encoding RNA polymerase sigma factor gives rise to the protein MAESADAALVSQARSGDIGAFEALYKKYSTMVFRTAYAILRDRYAAEEVTQECFVRAYRSIGRVVECESLGPWLHRIAVNLSYNWWRQAQRYRILPLDFLAAGEHSARTESPQVALHRAEVSDVLAKALDTLGFDQRVALVLFYLGGFSIEEIAYVLDCPVGTVKSRLHYGRAKLRRALERLRQAEPEVVYEF
- a CDS encoding diacylglycerol kinase family lipid kinase; protein product: MKARLIYNPRAGQRDLTQDILAARDYLAAHGWFVDWFVENDPHRITELSREAAQASYDVVIASGGDGTISRVVNGLARTETALGVLPAGTGNAWAQEMGIPVSKVFTRRALLEAADVLLRGEIRTVDLGRAGEDYFLMWAGVGFDARVTEVVSWELRRHIGNLATWIAGFQVAPDYAGTPATITVDGKTYRSQFILTVIGNAQSYAGSVRMTPIARLDDGLLDVCVFKGKGFADTLKHLVNVLSQTHMISPDVEYYQGERIHIEADEPLPVHLDGDAMGRTPMDFGVAPKSLRVILPQNAPERLFISQ
- the cax gene encoding calcium/proton exchanger; translation: MKPLYYLGVAAPIAILGDLLGWSPVAVFILSAAALIPLAGLLGQATEELTAHTGPRLGGLLNATLGNAAELIITIFAIRAGLLELVKASITGSILGNILLVLGLAMFFGGLRNGVQAFDREHAGMNATMMILAVVALIVPSVFSHTIDLVDHHGVEALSIGVAIAMLVLYALSLVYAFLPGRVPVQAHEHTPSKARWSVRTSLLWLVFATVLVAWLSEILVGAAEPVVEAWGISEFFLGIVIIPLVGNVAEHLVAVQAAWKNQMELGMAVAVGSSLQIALFVAPLLVFISLLFGNPLTLVFNEFELVALAGAALVAGIVALDGKSNWLEGAQLLAVYVITALAFYFLP